One Littorina saxatilis isolate snail1 linkage group LG1, US_GU_Lsax_2.0, whole genome shotgun sequence genomic window carries:
- the LOC138950178 gene encoding C-C chemokine receptor type 5-like — protein MEAWREVNVTGGSAHLVVPGGGEQSVYRLADWTDSQSNLSLHADNISATCNQCSLGGGSASSVNGTGGGVEDGGLQFLAYYEQLLSHPNIKMRDDLMRYLTPILVVFGNFSNLLAFVVLRRNKLRQHSVCFYMAAYAIANVLVLNLILGIMWLCFVLERVYISNITDWGCRLWTFVRNVITYSGIWFVVVLSVDRFVYLCYAHQAKTYCKLFAAKAITLVIVIMLIVVSIHAMWTYELQPQGCFISAGQDDLHIKTWPLWSATLYSYLPLTLLLFINIMLSASLCLRRHRQRRAQSIGGADDFALTTLVLSSAVFLLTVPATVINMVDIYFPSSMLSLSLIAEIELAKKIMEILSATNQTLLGVVLLVFSRSFRQELYAMVTAFRLKRRPKVYEMGTVGGASPGTSDRDTGTAGTSANNGLDTNGRSSSACVSSRNHIEYEVCNSSDMVTEVTTV, from the coding sequence ATGGAGGCGTGGCGTGAGGTCAACGTGACAGGAGGCTCCGCCCACTTGGTGGTGCCAGGCGGGGGGGAGCAGAGCGTGTACAGGCTGGCGGACTGGACCGACTCTCAGTCCAACCTCAGTCTCCACGCCGACAACATCAGCGCCACGTGCAACCAGTGTAGCCTGGGTGGCGGCAGTGCTAGCAGCGTCAACGGGACGGGCGGTGGTGTGGAAGACGGCGGCCTCCAGTTCTTGGCGTACTACGAGCAGCTGCTGTCTCACCCCAACATCAAGATGCGGGACGATTTGATGCGCTACCTGACGCCCATCCTGGTGGTGTTCGGCAACTTCTCCAACCTGCTGGCCTTCGTGGTGCTGCGCCGCAACAAGCTGCGGCAACACTCGGTGTGCTTCTACATGGCGGCCTACGCCATCGCCAACGTGCTGGTGCTGAACCTGATCCTGGGCATAATGTGGCTGTGCTTCGTGCTGGAGCGGGTCTACATCTCCAACATCACAGACTGGGGGTGTCGTCTGTGGACCTTCGTGCGCAACGTCATCACGTACAGCGGCATCTGGTTCGTGGTGGTGCTGAGCGTGGACCGCTTCGTGTACCTGTGCTACGCTCACCAGGCCAAGACGTACTGCAAGCTGTTCGCCGCCAAGGCCATCACGCTGGTCATCGTCATCATGCTGATCGTGGTGTCCATCCACGCCATGTGGACCTACGAGCTGCAACCCCAGGGTTGCTTCATCAGCGCGGGTCAGGACGACCTACACATCAAGACCTGGCCGCTGTGGTCCGCCACGCTCTACTCTTACCTGCCTCTCACCCTGCtcctcttcatcaacatcatGCTTTCCGCCTCGCTCTGCCTCAGGCGACACCGCCAGCGCCGCGCGCAGTCCATTGGGGGCGCTGACGACTTTGCCTTGACGACCCTGGTGCTGAGTTCAGCCGTGTTCCTGCTGACCGTGCCCGCCACCGTCATCAACATGGTGGACATCTATTTCCCCAGCTCCATGCTGTCGCTGTCGCTGATCGCGGAGATCGAGCTGGCCAAGAAGATCATGGAGATCCTGTCGGCCACCAACCAGACGCTGCTGGGCGTGGTGCTGCTTGTCTTCAGCCGCTCGTTCCGCCAGGAGCTCTACGCCATGGTCACCGCCTTCAGGCTCAAGCGCCGCCCCAAGGTCTACGAGATGGGCACCGTGGGGGGCGCCTCCCCGGGCACGTCAGACCGGGACACGGGCACCGCGGGCACGTCGGCCAATAACGGTCTCGACACCAACGGACGGTCGTCCAGCGCGTGCGTGTCGTCACGGAATCACATAGAGTACGAGGTATGTAACAGCTCTGACATGGTCACTGAGGTCACCACGGTGTGA